From the Spiroplasma alleghenense genome, one window contains:
- a CDS encoding HNH endonuclease, which translates to MSEKIRVKMIHEDKTIDIVLYLVGFVLVKFEVIGKKANFKNIFFDKKNLISFEVFKNWFYLPYKIKTEDFKIVDEIDFYNKYKEFLNINFNEQRPKYGTEEMKYLTAFYLINNRNNSYAEIFEKENWIKFINIKTTNLGFIRGWRSYAAKIDNIKFYDPKSIKGRSGIKNELANDKNSRQYIRRKEINLICLYSFFEDDIEKAVEFLYGSAFSFDQLLDNSKINEIEFVNEKNVEIVTRDPMLQSRWRKRLIEIFGSCCISNCKITNNELLVASHIKPYSQCKNSEKFDLNNGLILCANHDKLFDRFLISFDSEKLSILISKNIYDDISTLNINSDSTLIGHFKSPEFIKYLKFHNLIWDIKNKDTYNK; encoded by the coding sequence ATGAGCGAAAAAATTAGAGTTAAAATGATTCATGAGGATAAAACGATAGATATTGTTCTTTACTTAGTAGGATTTGTTTTGGTTAAATTTGAAGTGATTGGTAAAAAAGCAAATTTTAAAAACATTTTTTTTGATAAAAAAAATTTAATTAGTTTTGAGGTATTCAAAAATTGATTTTACCTACCCTATAAAATTAAAACTGAAGATTTCAAAATTGTGGATGAGATAGATTTTTACAACAAATATAAAGAGTTTTTAAATATTAATTTTAATGAACAAAGACCTAAATACGGTACAGAAGAAATGAAATACTTAACTGCATTTTATCTTATAAACAATAGAAACAATTCTTACGCGGAAATTTTTGAAAAAGAAAACTGAATTAAATTTATAAATATTAAAACTACTAATTTAGGTTTCATTAGAGGATGAAGGTCCTATGCAGCGAAAATAGATAATATAAAATTTTACGACCCAAAGTCTATAAAAGGAAGGTCGGGTATTAAAAACGAACTTGCAAATGATAAGAACTCAAGGCAGTATATCAGAAGAAAAGAAATAAATCTAATTTGCCTTTATTCTTTTTTTGAAGATGACATAGAAAAGGCAGTGGAGTTTTTATATGGAAGTGCTTTTAGTTTCGATCAATTGTTAGATAATTCTAAAATAAATGAAATCGAATTTGTTAATGAGAAAAATGTCGAAATAGTTACGAGAGATCCAATGCTTCAGTCAAGGTGAAGAAAAAGATTAATAGAAATTTTTGGATCTTGCTGTATTTCAAACTGCAAAATAACAAATAATGAATTACTTGTTGCGAGTCATATTAAACCTTATAGCCAGTGTAAAAATTCGGAAAAATTTGATTTAAATAATGGATTAATTTTGTGTGCAAACCACGATAAACTGTTTGATAGGTTTTTAATTTCATTTGATTCAGAAAAACTAAGCATTTTGATTTCTAAAAATATTTATGATGATATTTCAACATTGAATATTAATAGCGATTCTACACTTATTGGCCATTTTAAATCTCCTGAATTTATTAAATATTTAAAATTTCATAACTTAATTTGAGATATAAAAAATAAAGATACTTATAATAAATAA
- a CDS encoding DNA cytosine methyltransferase, with amino-acid sequence MEKIKHKQADFNINIKDQFNLDFYRNKSDDSKMYRPKIIDLFSGAGGIGLGFIEAGFRPIKNFEIFEEANETYNFNFKIRNQILDHSVEKADITDDEYIKSFIKQIQDSKTEVDVIVGGFPCQGFSLAGIRSVDDDRNTLYKNMFNLVEQVKPKVVVMENVLGILSMKTSDGKFVVDDIIDLYEERGYKINFKVLNAADYYVPQNRKRVIFIANRLGKDNLFPEPLCDEKNRVTVEQALKKFEDIVEDVENNHIFTSHKSNTLEKMKKLKYGENLYSSYSDGWKKLHPDRPSYTVKENHGGVNIHYKKNRVLTPRELATLQSFPEDFIFKGSKTKQLVQIGNAVPPKLAKAIACCIKEMLRDD; translated from the coding sequence ATGGAAAAAATAAAACATAAGCAGGCAGATTTCAACATCAATATAAAAGATCAATTTAATCTAGATTTTTATAGGAATAAATCAGACGATTCAAAAATGTATAGACCCAAAATAATAGATCTATTTTCAGGCGCCGGAGGAATTGGTCTCGGGTTTATAGAGGCAGGTTTTAGACCAATTAAAAATTTTGAAATTTTTGAGGAAGCAAATGAGACCTATAATTTTAACTTCAAAATTAGAAATCAAATACTTGATCACTCTGTTGAAAAGGCTGATATAACAGATGACGAATACATAAAATCTTTTATTAAGCAAATCCAGGATTCAAAAACCGAAGTCGACGTAATTGTTGGTGGTTTTCCATGTCAAGGCTTCAGCCTTGCAGGAATAAGATCTGTAGATGACGATAGAAATACATTATATAAAAATATGTTTAATTTAGTAGAACAAGTGAAGCCAAAGGTTGTTGTTATGGAAAATGTGCTTGGTATTTTATCAATGAAAACAAGTGATGGAAAATTTGTAGTTGATGATATTATAGACCTTTATGAAGAAAGAGGATATAAGATAAACTTTAAGGTTTTAAATGCAGCCGACTACTACGTTCCTCAAAATAGGAAAAGAGTAATTTTCATAGCAAATAGATTGGGCAAGGATAATTTATTTCCCGAACCCCTTTGCGATGAAAAAAATAGAGTTACAGTAGAACAGGCTTTAAAAAAATTTGAGGATATTGTTGAAGATGTTGAAAATAACCATATTTTCACTTCACATAAATCAAACACTTTGGAAAAAATGAAAAAATTAAAATATGGTGAAAACCTCTATTCTTCTTATAGTGATGGTTGAAAGAAACTGCATCCAGATAGACCATCATACACTGTTAAAGAAAATCACGGCGGAGTGAATATACACTACAAAAAAAACAGAGTTCTTACCCCAAGAGAGCTAGCAACTCTACAGTCTTTTCCTGAGGATTTTATTTTTAAGGGTTCAAAAACAAAACAACTTGTCCAAATAGGCAATGCAGTTCCACCGAAATTGGCAAAGGCAATTGCATGTTGTATAAAGGAGATGCTTAGAGATGATTAA
- a CDS encoding ATP-binding protein translates to MDKIILKNDQEMKMRVENFEQYAKFPSTDFLMLCELIDNSISSYLDSYINPGKSIKGFKMELIIDRTISGNPNLTITDNSNGMDEFTLEKALILGNSVDTVKTTELNVHGVGLKQSSFFLGRKIEIKTIPRGSKVTYETEINLKELSKSEDQIIRYSIYRTAGKILNHENENIINGTQIKISFLRARRLSGSLDVLIQNLGWKYGQYIDMGAEIKIKWKNNEKDSGFIKVLSCLPKAENISRWIESNQKKAVFIKNSKTTDFLKKIKSDIENISKKENNEMIKSFYDKIIKESDLIWDFNEEIIDGIRIIGQIGILADPRSLDVKQTYVKYNGFSLYQAGRAVACGPNDKTNETKTYNPNKLIQDDISGGTNHKRRWFGWFDLDPLFKDKEKYLQLDTNKRNISWNSNIAQTNFDAAIRKMASKLDSCLMAITNAQNIFCKVSSSAKKEQIQDLVKTSANPNNLIMETNRLGSLSLDDMEETLYTVKIEGENLNFKINLKNMNNLPKEDDFITYESENSEDLDLSVILNLNHDLWKPIVTDEINSASLFSFHKICITFCLSQYIFDYLNNEFNKEKELPPRFRDMKIFRNKTYTDIACVIANRISITNGK, encoded by the coding sequence ATGGATAAGATAATACTTAAAAATGATCAGGAAATGAAAATGAGGGTCGAAAATTTCGAGCAATATGCGAAATTTCCGAGTACAGATTTCTTAATGCTTTGCGAATTGATAGATAATTCTATCTCAAGTTATTTGGACTCGTATATCAATCCTGGAAAATCAATAAAGGGTTTTAAAATGGAACTAATAATTGATAGAACAATAAGCGGGAACCCAAACTTAACTATCACTGATAACTCAAACGGAATGGATGAATTTACACTTGAGAAAGCTTTAATATTAGGAAATAGCGTTGACACAGTTAAAACTACTGAATTAAATGTTCACGGAGTTGGTTTGAAACAATCTTCTTTTTTCTTGGGGAGAAAAATAGAAATCAAAACAATTCCGAGAGGGTCTAAAGTCACTTACGAAACAGAAATTAACTTAAAGGAGCTTTCAAAATCTGAAGATCAAATTATAAGGTATAGTATATATAGAACGGCTGGAAAAATACTTAACCACGAAAACGAAAATATAATAAATGGAACACAAATTAAAATTTCCTTCCTTAGAGCTAGGCGACTTTCTGGATCGCTCGATGTTTTAATTCAAAATCTAGGTTGAAAGTATGGACAATACATTGATATGGGAGCGGAAATAAAAATAAAGTGGAAAAATAACGAAAAAGACTCTGGCTTCATAAAAGTATTGAGCTGTTTACCTAAAGCAGAGAACATTTCAAGGTGAATCGAAAGCAATCAGAAAAAAGCTGTTTTTATAAAGAATTCTAAGACCACAGACTTTCTGAAGAAAATTAAATCGGACATTGAAAATATTTCAAAAAAAGAAAATAACGAGATGATTAAAAGTTTCTATGACAAGATAATAAAAGAATCAGATCTTATTTGAGATTTTAATGAGGAAATAATTGACGGAATAAGAATTATAGGTCAAATTGGTATTTTAGCCGATCCAAGATCACTAGATGTAAAGCAAACTTATGTAAAGTACAATGGATTTTCCTTGTATCAAGCAGGAAGGGCCGTAGCATGTGGACCTAATGATAAAACAAACGAAACAAAAACTTATAACCCCAATAAATTAATCCAAGATGATATTTCAGGAGGAACAAATCATAAACGTAGATGGTTTGGATGGTTTGATTTAGACCCATTGTTCAAGGATAAAGAAAAGTATCTTCAGTTAGATACAAATAAAAGAAATATATCGTGAAACAGTAATATTGCACAAACAAATTTTGACGCAGCCATTAGGAAAATGGCTTCAAAATTAGACAGTTGCCTTATGGCTATCACTAACGCGCAAAATATTTTTTGTAAGGTTTCTTCATCAGCTAAGAAAGAACAAATTCAAGATTTGGTAAAAACTTCTGCAAATCCAAATAATTTAATTATGGAAACAAATAGACTGGGCAGTTTGTCCTTGGACGATATGGAGGAAACTTTATACACAGTTAAAATTGAGGGGGAAAACCTTAATTTTAAAATAAATTTAAAAAATATGAATAATTTACCCAAAGAAGATGACTTCATTACTTATGAAAGCGAAAACTCCGAGGATCTAGACCTGTCTGTGATTTTAAACTTAAATCATGATCTTTGAAAACCTATTGTTACGGATGAAATAAATAGTGCATCTCTTTTTAGTTTTCATAAAATATGTATAACCTTTTGTCTGTCTCAATATATATTTGACTATCTAAATAATGAGTTTAATAAAGAAAAAGAGCTTCCCCCTAGATTTAGAGATATGAAAATTTTTAGAAATAAAACTTACACAGATATAGCTTGCGTGATTGCTAACAGGATTTCTATTACAAATGGAAAATAA
- a CDS encoding Z1 domain-containing protein: protein MENNFNIKFDWRSVFQEKTDLAIENKTVYSFIQGDNSYFSNFVDDISSGGSESYKNIILGNIQNIVHALQEVDNLLVVGNVQSGKTNNILGLISASLSKKYDIVVLLGGTTNLLLKQTQERLEKIRSKNSEVLFLDKDNLKSISIVENLEKGVLVFFNILKSEKDLKSIYKILENVDLSNKKVLIIDDESDFGSVNIGKPMSKIYEMIGALKSRTDFTKIVSFTATPFANILSRNSEILKPHRIITLNQETSYTGLEFFQKNSFVYDVLSTDRRAENEWGKIIYQSLKYYVFNSACFNINNKIRKRTDLIINISLEKESHIEINKIVASGISKLKRDYHPEFFENFFEKQISEINKLESGFFIRNKTLIKKELDLFIKSINRSSISILNSDFMDKSTDGDENRIYIGGGLISRGFTFPNLLVEVMINAPQNKIQLDTLLQRARWFGYRQESYRFMKILINNQIWESFKEGILVNGKIYEMAEDNVIRNLTKLENELRTMDLDNCVLTGGKKT from the coding sequence ATGGAAAATAATTTTAATATAAAATTTGATTGAAGAAGTGTTTTTCAAGAGAAAACCGATTTAGCGATAGAAAATAAAACAGTTTATTCATTTATACAAGGCGATAATTCTTATTTTAGTAATTTTGTTGATGATATTTCATCCGGTGGGTCTGAATCCTACAAAAATATAATTTTGGGAAATATCCAGAATATAGTGCACGCACTCCAAGAAGTAGACAACCTACTGGTGGTGGGTAATGTTCAATCAGGGAAAACTAATAACATTTTAGGATTAATTTCTGCCTCGTTATCTAAAAAATATGACATAGTGGTATTGTTGGGAGGAACGACAAATTTACTGTTAAAGCAAACTCAGGAAAGACTTGAAAAAATAAGATCCAAAAATAGTGAGGTTCTATTTTTGGACAAGGACAATCTAAAAAGTATAAGTATTGTTGAAAATTTGGAAAAAGGGGTATTAGTTTTTTTTAATATTCTAAAGTCAGAAAAAGACTTAAAGTCAATATATAAAATTTTAGAAAATGTAGACTTATCTAACAAAAAAGTATTAATTATTGATGACGAATCTGATTTTGGTTCCGTTAATATAGGAAAACCGATGTCTAAGATTTATGAGATGATTGGAGCGCTCAAATCTAGAACTGATTTTACAAAAATAGTATCATTTACCGCAACCCCCTTCGCTAATATTCTTTCTAGAAATTCAGAAATTCTTAAGCCCCATAGAATAATTACTTTGAATCAAGAAACAAGTTACACTGGATTAGAATTTTTTCAAAAAAATAGTTTTGTGTACGATGTTTTGTCAACTGATAGAAGAGCTGAAAACGAATGAGGGAAAATAATTTATCAAAGTCTCAAATATTACGTTTTTAATTCAGCTTGTTTTAATATCAATAATAAAATTAGGAAAAGAACAGACTTGATAATAAACATCTCACTGGAAAAGGAATCTCATATTGAAATAAATAAAATTGTTGCATCCGGTATTTCAAAATTAAAACGAGACTATCATCCAGAGTTTTTTGAAAATTTTTTTGAAAAACAAATAAGCGAAATAAATAAATTGGAAAGTGGCTTCTTTATTAGGAACAAGACTTTGATTAAAAAAGAGTTGGATTTATTTATTAAAAGTATTAATAGAAGTTCAATTTCAATTTTAAATTCCGATTTTATGGATAAATCAACTGATGGTGATGAAAATAGAATATATATAGGAGGAGGATTGATCTCTAGGGGTTTCACTTTTCCCAATTTATTGGTGGAAGTAATGATTAATGCACCTCAAAATAAAATTCAATTAGATACATTACTACAAAGAGCAAGATGATTCGGTTACAGACAGGAGTCTTACAGGTTTATGAAAATATTAATTAACAATCAAATTTGAGAATCTTTTAAAGAAGGAATTCTTGTGAATGGGAAAATTTATGAAATGGCTGAAGATAATGTCATAAGAAACTTAACAAAATTAGAAAATGAATTAAGAACTATGGATCTTGATAATTGTGTGCTTACAGGAGGTAAAAAAACATAA
- a CDS encoding PD-(D/E)XK motif protein has translation MKKSNGKINLYWDMIDGKDFIFHSTEEQININQSVIKHKHFDYSANINFEIGLDKNGVKNNGEVIMFKDSYRKINDSDIEFIFELIEREFGLGSKTIFSVIKKIDFLFKSIRSDLTPEKIFGIMGELAFIIECEKNNFMVADFFHNDDSMPFDFYIKRNDLYLEVKSAIGDNKKYICSHKQVSFERDKTVLITANLIRDDNGSDLLDLLNMIKSDNEFLEIEILKLKEKIQKDKEILKHKINLGKTNFRWYEGSSLPFLKISDEGFSDRISDIKYKIDLSDIKSKDIAELISLIK, from the coding sequence ATGAAAAAAAGTAACGGGAAAATTAATTTGTATTGAGATATGATTGACGGAAAAGATTTCATTTTTCATTCTACAGAGGAGCAAATAAATATTAACCAAAGCGTAATTAAGCACAAACACTTCGATTATTCTGCAAATATAAATTTTGAGATTGGGTTAGATAAAAATGGTGTTAAAAATAACGGAGAGGTAATTATGTTTAAGGATAGTTACAGAAAAATTAATGATTCAGACATTGAATTTATTTTTGAATTGATTGAAAGAGAATTCGGTTTAGGTTCAAAGACTATTTTTAGCGTTATTAAAAAAATTGACTTTTTATTCAAAAGTATAAGATCTGACTTAACCCCCGAAAAAATATTCGGAATTATGGGAGAACTAGCCTTTATCATTGAATGCGAAAAAAACAACTTTATGGTTGCTGATTTTTTTCATAATGATGACTCAATGCCATTTGATTTTTATATAAAAAGAAACGACTTATATTTAGAAGTGAAGTCTGCAATAGGAGATAACAAAAAATATATTTGTTCTCATAAGCAGGTAAGCTTCGAAAGAGATAAAACAGTCTTAATAACAGCTAACTTAATTAGAGATGATAACGGCTCAGACTTACTAGATTTATTGAATATGATAAAATCTGATAACGAATTTTTGGAAATTGAAATATTAAAGCTAAAAGAAAAAATACAAAAAGACAAAGAAATTCTAAAACACAAAATTAACTTAGGTAAGACAAATTTTAGATGGTATGAGGGATCTAGCCTACCATTTCTAAAAATTTCGGACGAAGGTTTTAGTGATAGGATTTCAGACATTAAATATAAAATAGATTTATCTGACATTAAAAGCAAAGATATTGCCGAGCTAATAAGCTTGATAAAATAA
- a CDS encoding MurR/RpiR family transcriptional regulator: MDKILKKINHIIQHDTNAVRVTIAKFVIDNQEFVMENETAQIAKKCHVASSSITRFCQSIGLSGLNELKFILKSRQNFNSNLQENSFEENLDKYNEIKVSAALSLTNNWLNKKDEIIKLFNKDINIYIFCFNVAFFASKGFVQRMRGIGYKIFLEDDVSSIQWYVDNIKPQDLVIFVTLSGHNYLLESYAKTFFNKSYTLGILGQDSSFNQVVDKTFILDNQESQLWDFYSIRSQTLQQFWDFLYLQLNN; the protein is encoded by the coding sequence ATGGACAAAATTTTAAAGAAAATCAATCATATAATTCAACACGATACTAATGCAGTTAGAGTTACAATAGCCAAATTTGTAATTGATAATCAAGAATTTGTGATGGAAAATGAAACAGCACAAATCGCTAAAAAATGTCATGTGGCAAGTTCTAGTATTACTAGGTTTTGTCAAAGTATAGGTTTATCAGGTTTAAATGAGCTAAAGTTTATTTTAAAATCAAGACAAAACTTTAATTCTAATCTGCAAGAAAATAGCTTTGAAGAAAACCTGGATAAATACAATGAAATCAAAGTTTCAGCCGCTTTAAGTTTAACCAATAACTGATTAAATAAAAAAGATGAAATTATAAAATTATTTAATAAGGATATCAATATTTATATTTTTTGCTTTAATGTTGCCTTTTTTGCAAGTAAAGGTTTTGTTCAAAGAATGCGCGGAATTGGGTACAAAATATTTTTAGAAGATGATGTGTCTTCAATCCAGTGATACGTTGATAATATTAAACCCCAGGATTTAGTAATCTTTGTTACTTTGTCTGGTCATAATTATTTACTAGAAAGTTATGCTAAAACATTTTTTAATAAATCTTATACTTTAGGTATTTTAGGACAAGATTCATCTTTTAATCAAGTTGTTGATAAAACCTTCATACTGGATAATCAAGAATCACAACTGTGAGATTTTTACTCAATTAGATCACAAACTCTACAACAATTTTGAGATTTTCTTTATTTACAACTTAATAATTAA
- a CDS encoding fructose-specific PTS transporter subunit EIIC, with protein sequence MSEINELLKPTTVVLNSLAKNKDEALQELAQLGFENKIVKNQEDLYKGFILRESETSTGLEDGFAIPHARIKEVKTPTIFFIKYSKPLEWETFDNKPVSVVIGLAIPKNKSSEIHLQLISKIATKLLNQKTRDSLKAANDFETVQNLLFSQDSEQEVVQDLKPDGYLIALTGCPAGVAHTYMSAKLIEDYAKSKNWAVKVEKQGANGIEDKLTDEDVQNANVMLIAADINPAEIERFKDLPVHKTSVAEPLHKMDEIWKKLMKVSRKVEKQEFQSKEKVEKQKFDFKTSFKRQSKGLKDAVLTGISYVVPVIVAGTTIVALITIIKQIFGADVIAQNANWLNTLESTAGGALSILLAPILAGYIAYAMADKPGLFPGFLGGLACNAVSYTKLVNGQEVTVVAGLGFLGGLIAGIIVGYMMIGAKKWMVSKKFQGVLTWFVYPILGSLIIMCLILFALGTPIAMLVSLIFDGLTKLQATSFSFVAGMLIGMLCVFDLGGPFNKVAWAFGFASFTGAFTDGQLTNPSLLTPYAAFWAAGIGTGWTTSLVALLGRKIVNEQEKEAGKIAWVMSSLGITEGSIPMMLSDPFRVIPGFVAGGAVSGALSYAFNLGSTITGGGFITVAGIQSVTGAMAVWLAIITFIIIALIGTAVSTSIILGLKVLKTKPETEKKVRYMTALIFSFGLIKLFKNKEPLIEESTSESKSIRNEV encoded by the coding sequence ATGAGTGAGATAAATGAACTTTTAAAGCCAACAACAGTTGTCTTGAATTCTTTGGCTAAAAATAAAGATGAAGCCTTACAAGAATTAGCCCAACTTGGTTTTGAAAATAAAATTGTAAAGAATCAAGAAGATTTATATAAGGGTTTTATACTTCGCGAATCTGAGACTAGTACTGGTTTAGAAGATGGCTTTGCCATCCCCCATGCTCGTATCAAGGAAGTTAAAACTCCAACAATATTTTTTATTAAGTATTCAAAACCCTTGGAATGAGAAACTTTTGATAACAAACCTGTTAGTGTTGTTATCGGGTTAGCAATTCCTAAAAATAAATCAAGTGAAATTCATTTACAACTAATTAGTAAAATCGCCACAAAATTATTAAATCAAAAAACAAGAGATAGTTTAAAAGCAGCCAATGATTTTGAAACTGTTCAAAATCTATTGTTTAGCCAGGACAGCGAACAAGAAGTTGTCCAAGATTTAAAACCAGATGGTTATTTAATTGCTTTAACTGGTTGTCCTGCAGGAGTAGCCCACACTTACATGAGTGCTAAATTAATTGAAGATTATGCTAAAAGCAAAAACTGAGCAGTCAAGGTTGAAAAACAAGGAGCTAACGGGATTGAAGACAAGTTAACTGATGAAGATGTACAAAACGCCAATGTTATGTTAATAGCCGCTGATATTAATCCGGCAGAAATCGAGCGCTTCAAAGATTTACCGGTTCATAAAACCAGTGTCGCTGAACCACTTCATAAAATGGATGAAATTTGAAAGAAATTAATGAAAGTCTCTCGAAAAGTTGAAAAACAGGAATTTCAAAGCAAGGAAAAAGTTGAAAAACAAAAGTTTGACTTTAAAACTAGTTTTAAAAGACAAAGTAAAGGTTTGAAAGATGCAGTATTAACTGGAATTTCTTATGTTGTACCAGTAATTGTTGCAGGAACAACCATTGTAGCTTTAATAACAATTATTAAACAAATATTTGGTGCTGATGTAATTGCGCAAAATGCCAACTGATTAAATACCTTAGAAAGTACAGCAGGAGGAGCTTTAAGCATTTTATTAGCCCCAATTCTAGCGGGTTATATTGCTTATGCGATGGCTGATAAACCAGGATTGTTTCCAGGATTTCTTGGAGGACTTGCCTGTAATGCGGTAAGTTATACTAAATTAGTAAATGGCCAAGAAGTTACAGTAGTGGCAGGGTTAGGATTTCTTGGAGGTTTAATTGCTGGAATCATTGTGGGCTACATGATGATTGGGGCTAAGAAATGAATGGTTTCTAAAAAATTCCAAGGAGTATTGACATGATTTGTTTATCCGATTTTAGGATCATTAATAATTATGTGTTTAATTCTCTTTGCTTTAGGAACACCAATCGCAATGTTAGTGAGTTTAATCTTTGATGGTTTAACAAAGCTACAAGCAACCAGTTTTAGTTTTGTGGCAGGAATGCTAATTGGAATGCTGTGTGTCTTTGACTTGGGAGGTCCCTTTAATAAAGTGGCTTGAGCCTTTGGATTTGCTTCATTCACTGGAGCCTTTACTGATGGTCAATTAACCAATCCGAGTTTACTTACCCCATATGCTGCTTTTTGAGCGGCAGGAATCGGAACTGGATGAACAACTAGTTTAGTAGCTTTATTGGGAAGAAAAATTGTTAATGAACAAGAAAAAGAAGCCGGTAAAATTGCTTGGGTTATGTCTTCATTAGGAATTACTGAGGGAAGTATTCCAATGATGTTATCCGATCCCTTTAGAGTAATTCCTGGATTTGTGGCTGGTGGAGCTGTATCAGGAGCTTTAAGCTATGCATTTAATTTAGGTTCAACAATAACTGGGGGGGGTTTTATTACCGTTGCTGGAATACAATCAGTCACTGGAGCCATGGCAGTTTGATTAGCAATTATTACTTTCATAATAATTGCTTTAATTGGAACCGCAGTTTCAACTTCAATTATTCTTGGATTAAAAGTGTTAAAAACCAAGCCCGAAACTGAAAAGAAAGTTCGTTACATGACTGCACTAATCTTTAGTTTCGGACTAATAAAATTATTTAAAAATAAAGAACCCTTAATTGAGGAATCTACAAGTGAAAGTAAGTCGATAAGAAATGAAGTATAA
- a CDS encoding MalY/PatB family protein: MKYNFDSKINRQENKERKNDLNYLKDNYQLDDVSQVINSSIADLDFQTPDDIRKAIIHRANQSTYSYTFVQKEFNKAIQDWYQKLHNIKISQHWIKSGHGTVNALFQIVQAFTNKGENVLIQTPIYGPFFRAINLSERNVIENKLVFKNQTYEIDFKDFENKIIENNVKLFLFCNPHNPGGVVWSQEQVQEIIRICQKHKVLIVSDEVHGDLVLNDLTHQSLLKYKVTNNNFIICNSPNKAFNLGGLKGSYLIIADEEIKRRLDQQFEKNSTTSPNIFFQPALISAYNSVQVFKWLKELKEYVYENYLFLKKELSVLENVEVMKMQASYLVWIKYDSNLLSFETFNKLLKENNLIVGMGAEFGSGNDWFRINIGLSRQKLQELTNRLVNILKIKKEK, encoded by the coding sequence ATGAAGTATAATTTTGATTCAAAAATCAATCGTCAAGAAAATAAAGAAAGAAAAAATGATTTAAATTATCTCAAAGATAATTACCAATTAGATGATGTCAGTCAGGTAATTAATAGTTCAATTGCTGATTTAGACTTTCAAACTCCCGATGATATTAGAAAAGCTATTATTCATCGAGCCAATCAATCAACTTATAGTTATACTTTTGTTCAAAAGGAGTTTAATAAAGCTATTCAAGACTGATATCAAAAATTACACAATATCAAAATAAGCCAACATTGAATTAAGTCAGGTCACGGAACTGTTAATGCTTTATTTCAAATTGTCCAAGCTTTTACAAATAAAGGTGAAAACGTTTTAATTCAAACCCCAATTTATGGACCATTTTTTAGAGCAATTAATCTTAGTGAAAGAAATGTCATTGAAAACAAATTGGTTTTCAAAAACCAAACTTATGAAATAGATTTTAAGGATTTTGAAAATAAAATTATTGAAAATAACGTTAAGTTATTCTTGTTTTGTAATCCACACAACCCTGGAGGAGTTGTTTGAAGTCAAGAACAAGTTCAAGAAATTATTAGAATTTGTCAAAAGCATAAAGTGCTAATAGTATCAGATGAAGTTCACGGGGATTTAGTTTTAAATGATTTAACTCATCAATCTTTACTAAAATATAAAGTCACAAATAATAATTTCATTATTTGTAACTCTCCAAATAAAGCCTTCAATCTTGGAGGTCTTAAAGGCAGCTACTTAATCATTGCAGATGAAGAAATTAAGAGAAGGCTTGATCAACAATTTGAAAAAAATTCAACAACATCACCAAACATATTTTTTCAACCAGCTTTGATAAGCGCTTATAATAGCGTTCAAGTATTTAAATGATTAAAAGAGCTAAAAGAATATGTTTATGAAAATTATTTATTCTTGAAAAAAGAATTAAGTGTTCTTGAAAATGTAGAAGTCATGAAAATGCAGGCTTCGTATCTAGTTTGAATAAAATATGATAGTAACCTGTTGAGTTTTGAAACATTTAACAAATTATTAAAAGAAAATAATTTAATAGTTGGCATGGGTGCAGAATTTGGTTCAGGCAATGACTGGTTTAGAATTAATATTGGATTAAGTCGCCAAAAACTACAAGAACTGACAAACCGATTAGTAAATATTTTGAAAATAAAAAAGGAGAAATAA